In a single window of the Nitrospira sp. genome:
- a CDS encoding lysophospholipid acyltransferase family protein, which translates to MKHSALLKWLKLSVLPPVGAALIRGVAGTIQCETRGHESVDALYREGRHAIFAFWHAQQLMMLHGYRGVGTQMLISQHGDGEIIARIISRFGHQAVRGSSTRGGATALRTLIKVGRSGWDLGVTPDGPKGPRRVAKLGVVQLAKATGLPIVPMIFACSKKNSLRAGIASWSRTHSPEACFSMADRSGSREKPMGPCLKRFGWNLRQPSIS; encoded by the coding sequence ATGAAACATTCAGCTCTCCTGAAATGGTTGAAACTTTCTGTGCTGCCCCCGGTGGGGGCGGCGCTCATTCGAGGCGTCGCTGGTACGATACAATGCGAGACTCGCGGTCACGAATCGGTCGACGCATTGTATCGAGAAGGACGCCACGCGATTTTTGCCTTTTGGCATGCGCAGCAACTGATGATGTTGCATGGGTACCGTGGTGTCGGGACGCAGATGTTGATCAGTCAGCATGGTGACGGTGAGATTATCGCACGGATCATCTCGCGATTCGGGCATCAGGCCGTGCGGGGGTCGAGTACGAGGGGCGGGGCGACGGCCTTGCGGACGTTGATCAAGGTGGGACGGTCCGGCTGGGATCTTGGTGTGACGCCGGATGGTCCAAAGGGACCTCGCCGGGTGGCCAAGCTGGGGGTGGTGCAGTTGGCCAAGGCCACTGGGCTTCCGATTGTGCCCATGATCTTTGCCTGCTCAAAAAAAAACTCTTTGCGAGCTGGGATCGCTTCATGGTCCCGTACCCATTCTCCAGAGGCCTGTTTCTCTATGGCAGACCGCTCTGGGTCCCGCGAGAAGCCGATGGGGCCATGCTTGAAACGCTTCGGGTGGAACTTGAGACAGCCCTCAATCAGCTGA
- a CDS encoding Gfo/Idh/MocA family oxidoreductase translates to MVKLRAGVIGVGHLGQHHARLYASAPDATLVGVVDQDGERASSIAQQYHVQAFRGLPELLKQVDVLSIAVPTSGHYAVAKACLEAGKHVLVEKPIAVLPSEAWDLVEVASRHGCTLQVGHSERFNPIMSLMRPYLRTPMLFECHRLSTYSERGTDVDVVLDLMIHDIDLVLSCNPGAVEAVWATGGALLSSTNDVANVRIQFREECVAQLTASRISPKAMRQWRVFQPDGCATIDFQSRQGVIGRRTDAVAGKPTMLVEEIQAGDAEPLKLQLESFLHAVRERSSPVVSGADGAAAVELAHRVLAAVKRPG, encoded by the coding sequence ATGGTCAAACTTCGTGCCGGTGTGATTGGGGTCGGACATCTCGGGCAACATCATGCGCGCCTCTATGCCTCAGCTCCGGATGCCACGTTAGTTGGTGTCGTGGATCAAGACGGCGAACGGGCCTCTTCCATCGCTCAGCAATACCATGTACAGGCTTTCCGCGGATTGCCGGAGCTTCTCAAACAGGTGGATGTCCTCAGTATTGCCGTACCTACTTCCGGTCATTACGCTGTCGCAAAGGCCTGCCTTGAAGCCGGAAAGCATGTCCTAGTAGAAAAGCCGATCGCGGTGTTGCCGAGTGAGGCGTGGGACCTTGTCGAGGTGGCCAGCCGTCACGGTTGCACGTTGCAAGTGGGGCACAGTGAGCGGTTCAATCCCATCATGTCGTTGATGCGACCGTATCTCCGCACTCCGATGTTGTTCGAATGTCATCGATTGAGCACGTATAGTGAAAGGGGTACCGATGTCGATGTTGTGCTCGATCTCATGATTCATGACATTGATCTCGTGCTTTCTTGCAACCCTGGCGCTGTCGAGGCGGTGTGGGCGACAGGTGGGGCTCTGCTTTCTTCAACCAATGATGTCGCCAACGTACGCATTCAGTTTAGAGAGGAGTGTGTGGCGCAGCTGACGGCCAGTCGTATCTCGCCGAAAGCTATGCGCCAATGGCGAGTGTTCCAACCCGATGGGTGTGCCACGATCGATTTCCAGTCTCGGCAGGGCGTAATCGGGCGTCGAACCGATGCGGTTGCTGGAAAACCGACAATGCTCGTAGAGGAGATTCAAGCCGGCGATGCCGAACCTCTCAAATTGCAGCTTGAGTCGTTTCTCCATGCCGTTCGTGAGCGATCTTCTCCCGTAGTATCTGGTGCAGACGGAGCCGCGGCAGTGGAGCTGGCTCATCGCGTGCTGGCTGCAGTGAAGAGGCCTGGGTAG
- a CDS encoding 3-deoxy-D-manno-octulosonic acid transferase translates to MWKLLYNIGLLLATPAIAGVLLAKPRCRPGFLQRMGWGVHPSDVGVSSRPLVWIHAVSLGEVVAVSPLVKALQARHPEFRYIVTTVTETGREAVEQRLDGIAEHRYAPLDFSWAVAGMVKRLQPVLYVFVETELWPNMLWTLREHNVPSVLVNGRLSSRSFRRQDVPLIRSFYRVVLQTLTLCLMQTERDRQRIVALGAEPASTHVTGNIKFDQPVPEVQSDRSLRRSLGLAENEQLILAGSTHQGEEELLVSAYQKIVQTYRDVVLMLAPRHIERVDRVEAMLREAKVVVQRKSQIRENLSGPRVVILDTRGELARAYREAVVAYVGGTLVPVGGHNLLEPAVWGTPVMFGPYTDHCTEIATLLSEAGGGRRVTGVEDLVVSIEEWLGQPDKRNRDGQVAKQVVSDNQGALMRSVEQIEQCLRIAPLYSKHSVTTGVGSLVAKP, encoded by the coding sequence ATGTGGAAGCTTCTCTATAACATCGGCCTTCTTCTCGCGACACCCGCGATCGCGGGTGTTCTCCTGGCCAAGCCACGCTGCCGTCCTGGTTTTCTTCAAAGAATGGGGTGGGGAGTCCATCCCTCTGATGTCGGTGTGTCGTCTCGACCGCTCGTGTGGATTCATGCCGTGTCGCTCGGCGAAGTGGTCGCGGTCTCGCCGCTTGTGAAGGCGTTGCAGGCACGGCATCCGGAGTTTCGTTATATCGTCACGACGGTGACTGAAACCGGCCGCGAAGCGGTTGAACAGCGATTAGACGGGATTGCCGAACATCGGTACGCGCCACTTGATTTTTCATGGGCCGTAGCCGGCATGGTCAAACGCCTGCAACCAGTACTCTACGTATTCGTCGAGACCGAACTATGGCCGAACATGTTGTGGACCTTACGAGAACACAATGTGCCTTCCGTGTTGGTGAACGGCCGGTTGTCCTCTCGGTCGTTTCGCCGTCAGGATGTGCCGCTGATTCGTTCATTCTATCGGGTTGTGCTGCAGACGCTGACACTTTGTTTGATGCAAACCGAGAGGGATCGACAGCGGATCGTGGCATTAGGCGCCGAACCCGCCAGTACGCATGTGACGGGCAACATCAAGTTTGATCAGCCGGTGCCGGAGGTTCAATCAGATAGGTCACTGCGTCGCAGCTTGGGACTGGCTGAGAATGAGCAGCTTATTCTCGCGGGGAGTACGCATCAGGGTGAAGAGGAACTGCTGGTCTCCGCATACCAGAAAATTGTTCAGACCTATCGCGATGTCGTCCTGATGTTGGCCCCTCGCCATATTGAACGGGTCGACCGAGTTGAGGCGATGCTGCGAGAGGCTAAGGTTGTCGTACAGCGGAAGAGTCAGATTCGAGAGAACCTATCCGGTCCGCGGGTGGTGATTTTGGATACAAGGGGAGAACTAGCCCGTGCGTATCGCGAGGCTGTTGTGGCTTATGTGGGCGGGACCTTAGTTCCCGTGGGGGGGCATAATTTGCTCGAACCGGCCGTGTGGGGCACTCCGGTGATGTTTGGACCCTACACGGACCATTGTACTGAGATCGCAACACTCTTGTCCGAGGCCGGTGGCGGGCGTCGGGTGACGGGGGTGGAGGACCTTGTTGTCTCGATTGAGGAATGGTTAGGGCAGCCCGACAAACGAAATCGAGATGGCCAGGTAGCGAAACAGGTGGTGTCGGACAACCAAGGTGCGCTCATGCGAAGCGTGGAGCAGATAGAACAGTGCCTTCGTATTGCTCCATTGTACTCCAAGCATTCGGTGACAACGGGGGTAGGGTCGCTCGTGGCTAAGCCCTGA
- the lpxB gene encoding lipid-A-disaccharide synthase — translation MARILIVTGEASGDLHGANLAKALKACDPHVSVAGIGGRAMEDAGVELVCKMGQFDVMGMVGPLALLAIIRRLFFMRRLFRSEPWDAVVFVDNPGLNLRYAYFAKGAGLRVFYYIAPQIWAWGPWRMYWIKKRVDQVLVILPFEQPLFEKAGMRCTFVGHPILDAVGGADDRTALRRRFGFSDHERVIALLPGSRTHEVQVLLPILLAAAEKLARHRPGTKFLLAQASTIQDNLLQPLLRHSAVPVTLVKEQTSEVLAVSDFALVKSGTAILQAAVVGTPMVLLYQISSLEWWIASFFKRVKWIGLVNLVAGRSVVPELLQGEATGERLYEEALRILEDPTVYAEMKRNLAQVRDALGAPGASTRAAEVVLAACRA, via the coding sequence ATGGCACGCATTCTGATTGTAACGGGCGAGGCTTCTGGTGACCTTCATGGGGCAAACCTGGCAAAGGCGCTGAAGGCCTGTGATCCTCATGTCTCTGTGGCAGGAATTGGCGGACGTGCCATGGAGGATGCCGGGGTGGAATTGGTCTGCAAGATGGGGCAGTTCGATGTCATGGGCATGGTCGGACCCCTGGCATTGTTGGCGATTATTCGACGGTTGTTCTTCATGCGGCGATTGTTCAGGTCGGAGCCATGGGATGCGGTCGTTTTTGTCGACAACCCAGGATTGAACCTACGGTACGCCTATTTTGCCAAGGGCGCTGGGTTGCGTGTGTTCTATTATATTGCGCCCCAGATTTGGGCCTGGGGCCCTTGGCGGATGTACTGGATTAAGAAACGAGTCGATCAGGTGTTGGTGATTCTGCCGTTTGAACAACCGCTCTTTGAGAAAGCAGGTATGCGATGCACGTTTGTCGGCCATCCCATACTTGATGCAGTCGGTGGGGCCGATGATCGGACGGCGCTTCGCAGGAGGTTTGGCTTCTCTGATCATGAGCGTGTCATTGCCTTATTGCCAGGGAGTCGAACGCATGAAGTGCAGGTTCTGCTGCCGATCCTTCTTGCAGCAGCAGAGAAATTGGCGCGGCATAGGCCAGGAACGAAGTTTCTCCTGGCACAAGCCTCCACAATTCAGGATAATCTCTTACAGCCGCTCTTGCGACACAGCGCGGTTCCTGTCACTTTGGTCAAAGAACAAACCAGTGAAGTGCTGGCGGTCTCCGACTTTGCATTGGTCAAGTCGGGTACGGCAATATTGCAAGCAGCTGTGGTGGGGACTCCCATGGTGCTGCTCTATCAAATCAGTTCACTGGAATGGTGGATTGCAAGCTTCTTCAAGCGCGTCAAATGGATCGGGTTGGTGAATTTGGTGGCCGGTCGATCGGTCGTACCAGAGTTGTTGCAGGGGGAGGCTACCGGTGAGCGGCTCTATGAAGAGGCACTGCGGATTTTAGAGGATCCGACCGTGTATGCTGAAATGAAACGGAACTTGGCACAAGTACGGGACGCCTTAGGCGCACCCGGGGCATCAACGAGAGCGGCAGAGGTGGTGTTGGCGGCATGTCGGGCTTAG
- the lpxK gene encoding tetraacyldisaccharide 4'-kinase, producing MSFLSPGQPVRTWLYWASWCYSLFVCCPDWCYRLGWLASTRLPCAVISVGNLTVGGTGKTPMVMLVTEWLQAKGLRVAILSRGYKRTSTAPHLLVSDGSRILVGPSEAGDEPFLMAQRCPRAIVAVGTDRAALGRWVLAQFPVECMILDDGFQHRSLQRNLDLVLLDATDPEGLDALLPAGRLREPFRGLARADAVVITRADMPVEVEAIRRRVHAVSAFSGAIAEVVFAPDCMVSVFSTERHPITWGYAKRVWLVSGIGNSGAFRRSAESIGLTVVGETALADHHGYSQDDVGRIRLAMRTGGADIVVTTEKDGGKLAPLLKPTDPWWMLRLQARVVHGEEELHLLIDRASSNEMPRVTRG from the coding sequence ATGTCATTTCTCTCTCCCGGACAACCGGTCCGTACGTGGCTGTACTGGGCTTCGTGGTGTTACAGCCTCTTCGTTTGCTGTCCTGATTGGTGCTATCGCCTTGGATGGTTAGCCTCAACGCGATTACCCTGCGCTGTGATCAGTGTGGGGAATCTCACTGTCGGCGGAACGGGCAAGACACCGATGGTGATGCTTGTGACGGAGTGGTTGCAGGCTAAGGGGTTACGAGTCGCGATTTTGAGTCGCGGCTATAAGCGGACGAGCACGGCACCGCATCTGTTGGTCTCGGATGGGTCGCGCATCTTGGTCGGTCCGTCGGAGGCGGGCGACGAACCGTTTCTTATGGCGCAACGGTGTCCGCGAGCCATTGTCGCTGTAGGGACCGACCGGGCGGCGCTCGGTCGATGGGTGCTGGCGCAATTTCCCGTGGAGTGCATGATTCTTGATGATGGATTCCAGCATCGTTCGTTGCAGCGGAACCTTGATCTCGTCTTGCTGGATGCCACTGATCCGGAGGGACTCGATGCGTTGCTGCCGGCCGGGAGATTACGTGAACCGTTCCGGGGACTGGCGCGGGCCGACGCCGTTGTGATCACGCGAGCCGATATGCCCGTCGAAGTGGAGGCGATTCGTCGTCGGGTACATGCCGTCTCAGCATTTTCCGGAGCGATTGCGGAAGTTGTCTTTGCACCTGACTGTATGGTGTCGGTGTTCTCGACCGAGCGACATCCAATCACCTGGGGCTACGCGAAACGCGTATGGCTGGTCAGCGGTATCGGGAACAGCGGGGCGTTCCGTCGATCGGCTGAGTCCATCGGGCTGACTGTTGTCGGCGAAACCGCGTTGGCAGATCATCATGGCTACAGCCAGGATGATGTCGGGCGCATTCGTCTCGCGATGCGGACTGGCGGTGCTGATATCGTCGTGACGACCGAAAAAGACGGCGGCAAGCTGGCTCCGTTGCTCAAGCCGACCGATCCTTGGTGGATGCTCCGGTTGCAGGCGCGAGTCGTGCACGGAGAAGAAGAGCTGCATCTCTTGATCGACAGAGCATCGTCGAATGAGATGCCGAGGGTAACTCGTGGGTAG
- the msbA gene encoding lipid A export permease/ATP-binding protein MsbA, whose translation MSGLDRFKRLMGYVKPYQVRFLAAFACSGLVALLSGAYAWLARPVLDDIFIQKNEQMLMVLPLVLFGVATLKAVFSYGVGYLMAYVGNRVVADIRQELFQQLMRQSVGFHDTHTSGRLVSRVVNDVGIMANAASSVVKDIFQNGLTFLAMVGVILYQNWRLAAISMVVIPLSGLTMARVGKRLKRLATSGQEQMGDLSSTLQETFSGIRVVKAFGREEAEAERFHRRNHAFLSTTLKSNQVWSLGHSQMEIIGVIGVATIIWYGGYLVIQELMTPGAFFSFMAAMFMAYTPIKKLSGSNNLIQQALAAAERVFDMLDLETEQSQNRGTIPLVQIRRAIEFQNVSMRYENQSVPALTDVDLSIKPGEVIALVGGSGSGKTTLVSLLPRFYEPTSGALLLDGVPLTSYELRSLRAHIGIVSQEVVLFDDTISNNIAFGRTGADQAEIERAAKLAYAHDFILRLPKGYDAVIGERGLKLSGGERQRLAIARAILRDPPLLILDEATSALDTESERIVQLALGNLMKNRTTVVIAHRLSTIQNADRIVVLDRGRIVEVGSHDELLRLGGVYRRLHALQFQSEELTR comes from the coding sequence ATGTCGGGCTTAGATCGATTCAAACGGCTGATGGGGTATGTGAAACCGTATCAGGTACGGTTTCTGGCAGCCTTTGCCTGTTCAGGGTTAGTGGCGCTCTTGAGCGGGGCCTACGCGTGGCTTGCTCGGCCGGTGTTGGACGATATCTTCATTCAAAAGAACGAGCAGATGTTAATGGTACTGCCGCTGGTACTCTTCGGCGTGGCGACACTGAAAGCCGTGTTCAGTTATGGTGTGGGGTATTTGATGGCGTATGTCGGGAATCGGGTCGTGGCGGACATCCGACAGGAATTATTCCAGCAACTCATGCGGCAGTCGGTTGGGTTTCATGATACCCATACATCGGGGCGCCTCGTCTCACGTGTCGTGAATGATGTGGGAATCATGGCGAATGCCGCATCGAGTGTCGTGAAAGATATTTTCCAAAACGGGCTCACGTTTCTCGCGATGGTGGGCGTCATTCTCTATCAGAACTGGAGGTTGGCGGCAATCTCGATGGTCGTGATTCCTCTTTCGGGGTTGACAATGGCGCGGGTGGGAAAGCGGTTGAAACGACTAGCGACCAGCGGACAGGAGCAGATGGGAGACTTGTCCTCGACGCTTCAAGAAACCTTTTCCGGCATCCGGGTGGTGAAGGCGTTCGGTCGGGAGGAGGCGGAGGCTGAACGGTTTCATCGGAGGAACCATGCGTTTCTCTCGACGACATTGAAGTCCAATCAGGTGTGGTCGCTCGGCCATTCACAGATGGAGATCATCGGAGTCATCGGTGTCGCCACGATTATTTGGTACGGAGGGTATCTGGTTATTCAAGAGCTGATGACCCCAGGTGCATTCTTTTCGTTTATGGCCGCCATGTTTATGGCCTATACACCGATCAAAAAACTCTCTGGCTCCAATAATCTGATCCAGCAGGCGCTGGCAGCGGCTGAGCGGGTCTTTGACATGCTGGATTTAGAAACCGAGCAGTCTCAGAACCGCGGGACGATCCCGCTGGTCCAGATCCGTCGGGCGATCGAGTTTCAGAACGTCTCCATGCGGTATGAGAATCAATCAGTTCCGGCCCTCACCGACGTGGATTTGTCCATTAAGCCTGGCGAGGTCATCGCGCTTGTTGGAGGCAGTGGAAGTGGAAAGACGACGCTGGTCAGTTTGTTGCCACGGTTCTATGAACCAACGTCCGGGGCTCTTTTGCTGGATGGCGTTCCCTTGACCTCCTACGAACTGCGATCGTTACGGGCCCACATTGGAATTGTTTCGCAAGAGGTTGTCCTGTTCGATGATACGATCAGCAACAACATTGCGTTTGGGCGAACCGGTGCCGATCAGGCCGAGATCGAACGGGCTGCGAAGCTGGCCTATGCGCATGACTTTATTCTGCGTCTCCCGAAGGGGTACGATGCGGTGATCGGGGAACGGGGGCTCAAGCTATCGGGTGGTGAGCGGCAACGGTTGGCGATTGCCAGAGCTATTCTTCGCGACCCACCGCTTCTCATCCTCGATGAGGCAACCTCCGCGCTTGATACCGAGTCTGAACGGATCGTGCAGCTGGCATTGGGTAATTTGATGAAGAATCGAACGACGGTGGTGATTGCTCATCGGCTGTCGACGATTCAGAATGCGGATCGAATCGTCGTCTTGGACCGAGGCAGGATTGTTGAAGTCGGCTCCCATGACGAACTGCTTCGGCTGGGCGGTGTGTATCGCCGTTTGCATGCGTTGCAGTTCCAATCCGAAGAGTTGACACGCTGA